From Pristiophorus japonicus isolate sPriJap1 chromosome 1, sPriJap1.hap1, whole genome shotgun sequence, a single genomic window includes:
- the LOC139260083 gene encoding large ribosomal subunit protein eL39-like — protein MPSHKTFRIKCFLAKKMKQDRPIPQWIHMKTGNKIRYNSKRRHWRRTKLGL, from the coding sequence ATGCCGTCCCACAAGACCTTCAGGATCaagtgcttcctcgccaaaaagatGAAGCAGGACCGGCCGATCCCTCAATGGATCCACATGAAGACCGGCAACAAGATCAGGTACAACTCCAAGAGGAGACACTGGAGAAGGACCAAGCTGGGCTTGTAA